The following proteins are co-located in the Pontiella desulfatans genome:
- a CDS encoding endonuclease/exonuclease/phosphatase family protein, with translation MKKTRIGLFGALDFLAISLGIATLLGLLGRFVWFFDLFSHFRVQYMQLCLPLVGIALWKRMNQRAVAIILLALLNYAFVLPLYFGKPDPGTGKPIRAMLMNLNAGNGNTEQVLGAIREANPDLLLLEEVTPKWAAELAVLDSDYAYRIAEPQEGCFGIMMISKYPLEHATVVEIGTAGVPTIIAEGHFPQGTVSIIGTHPLPPIGATYSSHRNSQLADLPYVAQKQKHPVLLLGDLNVTPFSYWFRRVTEMGLKNSMKGFGFQPTWPANNRFLRIPLDHVLHSPEITIHNRMVGGDVGSDHFPVMVDFSVSN, from the coding sequence ATGAAAAAAACACGGATTGGTTTATTTGGAGCCCTTGATTTCCTGGCGATTAGCCTCGGCATTGCAACGCTGCTAGGTTTGCTCGGCCGGTTCGTTTGGTTCTTCGACCTATTCTCGCATTTCCGGGTGCAGTATATGCAGCTGTGCCTGCCCCTGGTCGGGATCGCGCTTTGGAAGCGGATGAATCAACGGGCGGTGGCCATCATCCTGCTGGCCCTGCTGAACTATGCCTTCGTGCTCCCGCTCTATTTCGGCAAGCCCGATCCGGGAACGGGCAAACCGATCCGCGCCATGCTGATGAACCTCAATGCCGGGAACGGGAACACGGAACAGGTGCTCGGAGCCATCCGCGAGGCCAACCCGGATCTACTGCTGCTCGAGGAAGTCACCCCGAAGTGGGCGGCGGAACTCGCCGTGCTGGACAGCGACTATGCATACCGCATCGCCGAACCGCAGGAGGGGTGTTTCGGGATCATGATGATTTCAAAATATCCGCTGGAGCACGCAACGGTGGTTGAAATCGGCACCGCAGGCGTTCCAACGATCATCGCCGAGGGCCATTTTCCGCAGGGCACGGTGTCCATTATCGGCACCCATCCCCTGCCGCCGATTGGCGCAACCTATTCCTCGCATCGGAACAGCCAGCTTGCCGATCTTCCCTACGTGGCCCAAAAACAGAAGCATCCGGTTTTGCTGCTCGGCGACCTGAACGTTACACCGTTTTCCTATTGGTTTAGGCGAGTGACGGAAATGGGATTGAAAAACAGCATGAAGGGATTCGGCTTCCAACCCACGTGGCCGGCGAACAACCGGTTCCTGCGCATCCCGCTCGACCATGTGCTCCACTCCCCGGAAATCACCATCCACAACCGGATGGTCGGGGGCGATGTGGGATCGGATCATTTCCCGGTGATGGTGGATTTTTCTGTGTCGAACTAA
- a CDS encoding 50S ribosomal protein L11 methyltransferase, with product MSEENKHSGGQLNLLVATEQVDAVCEWVRGALVKEPVEVTRPLAEESLLEIYFDSLLEAEIALKALPETLPVQTAEAKEYLEQDWTTFWHHHFKTMELGQNLRIVPEWEEAPVDGKTNIIINPGLSFGTGGHFTTKFCLEALEDAFRTLDIQTMIDAGTGSGILSIAARKLGIPDIVAFDYDPVCVEQCNENAARNGVGGKIHFFQADVLEPGWHTQPADLVCANILTSVLLEAAPLIKRAAKKRILLSGIREIEADAVADTFIQLGCKEVSRDGDGQWCGIVIDV from the coding sequence ATGAGCGAAGAAAACAAACACAGCGGCGGGCAATTGAACCTGCTGGTTGCCACCGAACAGGTCGATGCCGTTTGCGAATGGGTGCGCGGGGCGCTGGTAAAGGAGCCGGTCGAAGTCACCCGGCCGCTGGCCGAGGAATCGCTGCTCGAAATCTATTTTGATTCGCTGCTGGAAGCCGAGATTGCGCTGAAGGCCCTGCCGGAAACGCTCCCGGTCCAGACGGCGGAGGCGAAAGAATATCTGGAGCAGGACTGGACGACCTTTTGGCACCACCATTTTAAAACAATGGAGCTCGGGCAGAACCTGCGCATTGTTCCTGAATGGGAAGAGGCGCCGGTAGACGGAAAAACCAACATCATCATTAATCCCGGCCTGAGCTTTGGCACCGGAGGGCACTTTACAACGAAGTTTTGCCTGGAGGCGCTGGAGGATGCCTTTCGAACGCTGGACATCCAAACCATGATCGATGCCGGAACCGGCAGCGGGATTCTTTCGATCGCCGCCCGCAAGCTGGGCATCCCCGACATCGTTGCGTTCGACTACGATCCGGTTTGCGTTGAACAGTGCAACGAAAACGCCGCGCGCAACGGGGTCGGGGGCAAGATCCATTTTTTCCAGGCCGACGTGCTGGAACCCGGCTGGCATACCCAACCCGCCGACCTCGTCTGCGCCAACATCCTGACCTCGGTGCTGCTCGAAGCCGCGCCGTTGATCAAGCGCGCGGCGAAAAAGCGGATATTGCTCAGCGGCATCCGGGAAATCGAAGCCGACGCCGTGGCCGACACCTTCATCCAGCTCGGATGCAAGGAAGTGTCGCGCGATGGCGATGGCCAATGGTGCGGGATCGTGATCGATGTATAG
- a CDS encoding B12-binding domain-containing radical SAM protein, whose protein sequence is MAEIVLAAFNARYAHTSFGARYLLANLGELKDRTELMEFDLQVQPRVAVEKILAHKPRIVGIGCYIWNIELATKVAALLKSVSPETVVVLGGPETSHETEEQEIFRYADYVICGEGETEFPRLCRRVFNHKDTKNSKKGRLGAPSCSSSLRGKIIHAEPVDVAEVELPYDLYTDEDIKHRAIYVEASRGCPFRCEYCMSSLDPCVRYFPEKKLFAAFTNLLDRGARNFKFVDRTFNIDIPFALKVLGFFHERYEPGMMLHFEVIPDRLPDELMEAVAACPPGMLQFEIGIQTFNEEVAHRIKRPLDIEKIEANVRRLREETGVHIHSDLIAGLPGEDLESFEAGFNRLLTLDPQEIQLGILKRLRGAPIDRHSTDWKMVYSPHAPYEILSTSQIPFEQMQRVQRFARYWNLVVNNGQFINTAPLIWSRRAACDTTTVPQAAGLPEASAVPQAAGLLPDEEPVHGAAEPAVVQPNSPFAEFMAFSDWLYATTHTTGNLHMVRLAKLLLEYLVEEKGLDEKTVAEALWFDYQRGNRPDVPGFLKPFEPKEDQAESRRDACDTHTARLPRQARHQKD, encoded by the coding sequence ATGGCTGAGATTGTCCTAGCCGCATTCAACGCGCGCTACGCCCACACCTCGTTCGGCGCGCGCTACCTGCTCGCCAACCTGGGCGAACTGAAGGATCGGACGGAATTGATGGAGTTCGACCTCCAGGTGCAGCCGCGCGTCGCCGTTGAAAAGATCCTCGCGCACAAACCGCGCATCGTGGGCATCGGCTGCTATATCTGGAACATCGAGCTCGCCACCAAGGTGGCCGCCCTGCTCAAAAGCGTCAGCCCCGAAACCGTGGTTGTTCTCGGCGGCCCGGAAACCAGCCACGAAACCGAAGAGCAGGAAATCTTCCGATATGCCGACTACGTCATCTGCGGCGAAGGGGAAACCGAGTTCCCGAGGCTCTGCCGACGGGTTTTTAACCACAAAGACACAAAGAACTCTAAGAAGGGGAGGCTTGGTGCTCCTTCGTGCTCTTCGAGTCTTCGTGGTAAAATTATCCATGCCGAACCAGTGGATGTGGCGGAGGTCGAACTGCCGTACGATCTATACACGGACGAGGATATCAAGCACCGCGCCATCTATGTGGAGGCTTCGCGCGGGTGCCCGTTCCGCTGTGAATACTGCATGTCGTCGCTCGATCCGTGCGTACGCTACTTCCCGGAAAAAAAGCTGTTTGCCGCCTTCACCAACCTGCTCGACCGCGGGGCGCGCAACTTTAAGTTCGTCGACCGCACCTTCAACATCGACATTCCCTTTGCGCTCAAAGTGCTCGGCTTTTTCCACGAACGCTACGAGCCGGGCATGATGCTGCACTTCGAGGTGATCCCCGACCGTCTGCCGGACGAACTGATGGAAGCCGTTGCGGCTTGCCCCCCCGGCATGCTGCAATTCGAAATCGGCATCCAGACCTTCAACGAGGAAGTCGCGCACCGGATCAAACGGCCCCTCGACATCGAGAAGATCGAGGCCAACGTGCGGCGACTGCGCGAAGAGACCGGCGTGCATATCCATTCCGACCTGATCGCCGGCCTGCCGGGCGAAGACCTCGAAAGCTTCGAAGCCGGGTTCAACCGCCTGCTGACCCTCGACCCGCAGGAGATCCAGCTCGGCATCCTCAAACGGCTGCGGGGCGCGCCGATTGATCGGCATTCCACGGACTGGAAGATGGTCTACAGCCCCCATGCCCCCTACGAAATCCTCAGCACGAGCCAGATTCCCTTTGAGCAGATGCAGCGTGTCCAGCGCTTCGCACGCTACTGGAATTTGGTTGTGAACAACGGCCAGTTCATCAACACCGCACCGCTCATCTGGAGCAGGCGGGCCGCCTGCGATACGACCACTGTACCGCAGGCCGCCGGCCTGCCCGAAGCATCCGCCGTACCGCAGGCCGCCGGCCTGCTCCCGGACGAAGAACCGGTACACGGGGCCGCCGAGCCGGCGGTGGTACAACCCAACTCCCCCTTCGCGGAATTCATGGCCTTTTCCGACTGGCTCTACGCCACGACCCACACCACCGGCAACCTGCACATGGTGCGCCTCGCCAAGCTCCTGCTCGAATATCTGGTGGAGGAAAAGGGCTTGGATGAAAAAACGGTTGCGGAAGCGCTGTGGTTCGACTATCAACGCGGCAACCGTCCCGATGTTCCGGGCTTCCTTAAACCGTTTGAACCCAAAGAAGACCAGGCGGAGAGCAGGCGAGACGCCTGCGATACACATACCGCCCGCCTGCCGCGCCAGGCGCGCCATCAAAAGGATTAG
- a CDS encoding class II aldolase/adducin family protein: protein MIDLKQAVADCMNRLYRQGLTTTSGGNISMRVPGDLILLTPSATDKGNMKAEEIAEIGMDGTNHTPNLKPSIETSMHLEIYRRHPQVHAIVHAHPPMASTFVAARKPINVRLIAEAYAIVGEPEYAPYELMGSDALADSVAGSFKKHTCCILMENHGVLCTGATLLQAFDRIEVLENIAKINLNIGRLGGGVELDNDQLREIATMMGRNG from the coding sequence ATGATTGACCTAAAACAAGCTGTGGCCGACTGCATGAACAGGCTCTACCGGCAGGGGCTCACCACCACCTCCGGCGGCAATATTTCCATGCGCGTTCCCGGCGACCTGATCCTACTCACCCCCTCGGCCACCGACAAAGGGAACATGAAGGCCGAGGAAATAGCGGAAATCGGCATGGACGGCACCAACCATACACCGAACCTGAAACCGAGCATCGAAACCTCGATGCACCTGGAAATCTACCGGCGCCACCCGCAGGTGCACGCCATCGTCCATGCGCACCCGCCGATGGCCAGCACCTTCGTGGCCGCCCGCAAGCCCATCAACGTCCGCCTGATCGCCGAGGCCTACGCCATCGTCGGCGAACCGGAATACGCCCCCTATGAACTGATGGGTTCGGATGCGCTGGCCGACTCCGTTGCCGGTAGTTTCAAGAAACACACCTGCTGCATCCTGATGGAAAACCACGGCGTACTCTGCACGGGCGCAACCCTGCTGCAGGCCTTCGACCGCATCGAGGTGCTTGAAAATATTGCCAAGATCAACTTGAACATCGGTCGGCTCGGAGGCGGCGTTGAGCTCGATAATGACCAGCTCCGCGAAATTGCAACCATGATGGGACGCAATGGCTGA
- the mtnA gene encoding S-methyl-5-thioribose-1-phosphate isomerase, with product MLETVRWITAEGNVLAGFEEGVPLLPGKLRIIDQTRLPQELVYLELDDVDEIVAAIRRLSVRGAPAIGCAAALGLAACAQHLEEKELLEKAQEIADQLAASRPTAVNLFWALERCLSHLTRCDKATAEELVREGLAILEEDIQMCRAIGSHGAPLIKEGMGVLTHCNAGALATGDFGTALSPMYVAHTAGRKFTVYSDETRPLNQGSRLTAWELQRAGIDVVTICDNMAAQVMKEGRIDLIIVGSDRIAANGDAANKIGTYGLAVLAKHHGIPFYVAAPTSTIDSSLATGDLIPIEIRDPAEVGAAEGVRVYNPAFDVTPNELISGIITEGGLHRPPYGFA from the coding sequence ATGTTGGAAACCGTACGCTGGATCACTGCCGAAGGAAACGTGCTCGCCGGTTTTGAGGAGGGAGTGCCGCTATTGCCCGGCAAGTTGCGCATCATCGACCAAACCCGGTTGCCGCAGGAACTCGTCTATCTCGAACTCGACGACGTGGATGAAATCGTGGCCGCCATCCGGCGCCTTTCCGTTCGCGGTGCGCCCGCCATCGGTTGCGCGGCGGCCTTGGGCCTTGCGGCATGTGCGCAACATCTGGAGGAAAAGGAGCTGCTCGAAAAGGCCCAAGAGATCGCCGATCAACTCGCGGCCTCGCGCCCGACGGCGGTCAACCTCTTCTGGGCGCTGGAGCGGTGTTTATCACACCTCACAAGGTGTGATAAAGCGACGGCCGAGGAGCTGGTGCGGGAGGGGTTGGCCATCCTTGAAGAGGATATCCAGATGTGCCGGGCCATTGGTTCGCATGGTGCGCCTTTGATCAAGGAGGGCATGGGCGTGCTGACCCACTGCAATGCCGGGGCCTTGGCGACCGGCGACTTTGGAACGGCGCTGTCGCCCATGTATGTGGCGCACACCGCCGGTCGCAAGTTCACGGTCTATTCCGACGAAACGCGCCCGCTCAACCAAGGCTCGCGCCTGACCGCGTGGGAGCTTCAGCGGGCCGGCATCGACGTGGTGACGATCTGCGACAACATGGCGGCGCAGGTGATGAAGGAGGGGAGGATCGATCTGATTATTGTCGGTTCCGACCGCATCGCGGCCAATGGCGACGCGGCCAACAAGATCGGCACCTATGGCCTGGCGGTGCTGGCGAAGCACCACGGCATTCCGTTCTATGTCGCCGCACCGACTTCGACCATCGATTCATCCCTTGCGACGGGCGACCTGATCCCGATCGAGATCCGCGATCCGGCGGAAGTCGGCGCGGCCGAGGGGGTGCGGGTTTATAACCCCGCGTTCGATGTCACGCCCAACGAACTGATTTCGGGCATCATAACGGAGGGCGGTTTGCACCGCCCTCCGTATGGCTTTGCGTGA
- a CDS encoding DUF1566 domain-containing protein — protein sequence MKKRLLAALLLAAAHHNAQAANTVLLTDDFEDASIDPSKWALITASGHTGFDESSAGGIVTETSGYLWIQNAAGAFKSILLPVNGYGEIVIDRNLYVSRGSGTLVSRPDEIVAEDGTVLLRWGYHYYSDGGTNRYGFGGFDDTLVPATWDAFFDETITYDPATGQGSYSSANGSTTITGTPLPAGTTHVYLRGSAYAVGSATDYKAIVDFTASQAEVHTLTVASAYGAPSPSVGDSVYSAGTVIDCSATNLAYTGFFTPTQVRYACVGWNGTGSVPASGATNAVAVALNEDSSITWNWEPLDAVLTVSSGFGSPYPTVGSRSYSIGTELTCSVQNEVTVNGIRYRCAGWTGSGSVPASGSANSVVVTVGATSSITWIWENLESRLAVVSAHGDPVPAVGDDMYAPGTVVTCSVENVVGPETRHYCTGWQKHGYSHYIGSYYYITAGTTNWTELELNSPDLRLTWLWETDHRLDIQVEGSGTVSQASGFYDEGSVQTLTATPAEGWVFDGWSGDATGTGSAPLTMDAPKSAIATFSVPASIANLSVAQVEGAREVEVTYDVAGTRSLLVDLEVFQNGSNLNASALSGAVGMVSAGPSNTITWNAGTDWNLNVDELTFNLLSEDGLPFYAPYTPGPWAIPKTQITLDYYMGIDGEDGDLQAGMVWPSPRFADNGDGTVTDNMTGLQWGKTASYTSWYNSMSACENLSLAGHDDWRLPNVREMRSLLSNFSRSYPVVELGVFSNFSTGNNYWTSTRLEYNTGYAYAVYGNYGYTLPLSLGSSYGYLPVRGSSTGMVAIAKTGQANSWDAARSTEDGDLQTGQAWPEPRFTDHGDGTATDHLTGLMWCKTQLGSTYWAGALNACNGLTAAGHTDWRLPNINELETLVDYGEKYPSPTLPADHPFVSFPGGTAVRVWSSSTPYSTGYGYIVDFYNGHIDAYSKGNSCYVMACRGGVEIQETISEPTTYEPLPVTGQTNSFAVGDDGDLQKGVKEFTNEYIPRFGHSGSGRFHDSRTGLEWYVSDGYNTSWTAAIVACEYSSSAGATDWRLPNVREMLSLLDYGQSTPMLPEGHPFADWTNVVYWTSTVSPHSTDYALTVNLNDGTVFSSHRGFGQNCFCLVRWMTEPVDVAAVPKTGQTFSLRDGDDGFYQKGVAVAGERFADNGNGTVNDNQTGLVWLKDAASLNRMNWSNAVAACESMHFGNYSDWRLPNARELESLITYSTNAPVTPDMFDNVKFTSGAAYWSSTTAAGNAALAVEFKFDTGRQGPQYKENPRYVWPVRGGN from the coding sequence ATGAAAAAGCGACTATTGGCAGCACTGCTCCTTGCTGCGGCACATCACAACGCGCAGGCCGCGAACACCGTACTGCTGACGGATGATTTCGAGGATGCCTCGATTGATCCGTCAAAATGGGCCCTGATTACAGCAAGCGGTCACACAGGTTTTGACGAATCCTCGGCCGGCGGCATCGTGACCGAGACGTCCGGCTACCTGTGGATCCAGAATGCCGCCGGCGCTTTTAAATCCATACTGCTCCCTGTAAACGGGTACGGGGAGATTGTCATTGATCGAAACCTTTATGTTTCGAGAGGCAGCGGCACACTCGTTTCCCGGCCGGACGAGATCGTGGCGGAAGATGGTACGGTTCTGCTTCGGTGGGGATATCATTACTACAGCGATGGCGGGACCAACCGCTATGGCTTTGGCGGCTTCGATGATACGCTGGTGCCGGCCACCTGGGACGCTTTCTTTGATGAAACCATCACCTACGATCCGGCCACAGGACAGGGTTCCTATTCGAGTGCAAACGGATCCACAACGATTACGGGAACCCCGCTTCCTGCCGGAACAACCCATGTTTACCTGCGGGGCAGCGCCTACGCAGTCGGAAGCGCAACGGACTACAAAGCCATCGTGGACTTTACGGCTTCGCAGGCAGAAGTGCATACGCTGACGGTGGCTTCCGCCTATGGAGCACCCTCTCCCTCCGTGGGCGATTCGGTCTATTCCGCAGGCACCGTTATCGACTGCTCGGCGACAAACCTGGCCTACACCGGCTTCTTCACCCCGACCCAGGTGCGCTACGCGTGTGTCGGCTGGAACGGAACCGGATCGGTGCCGGCCTCCGGCGCCACCAATGCGGTGGCGGTCGCGCTGAATGAAGACTCCTCCATTACCTGGAACTGGGAGCCCTTGGATGCTGTTCTTACGGTCAGCTCCGGTTTCGGGTCCCCGTACCCAACGGTCGGCAGCCGGTCGTATTCAATCGGCACAGAGCTGACCTGTTCGGTTCAGAATGAAGTGACGGTCAACGGCATTCGCTACCGGTGTGCCGGTTGGACCGGCTCCGGATCGGTGCCGGCCTCCGGCAGCGCCAATTCTGTGGTCGTCACCGTCGGAGCAACCTCGTCGATCACCTGGATCTGGGAGAATCTGGAATCCAGACTGGCGGTCGTTTCGGCCCATGGCGATCCGGTTCCGGCTGTTGGCGACGATATGTACGCCCCGGGAACCGTGGTGACCTGCTCGGTGGAGAATGTGGTCGGTCCGGAAACCCGCCATTATTGCACCGGCTGGCAAAAGCATGGCTACTCTCATTATATTGGCTCGTATTATTATATCACCGCCGGAACGACGAACTGGACGGAACTGGAGCTGAATTCCCCCGATCTCCGGCTAACCTGGCTGTGGGAGACCGACCACCGGCTGGATATTCAGGTGGAAGGAAGCGGAACGGTCAGCCAGGCCTCCGGTTTCTATGATGAGGGATCGGTCCAGACGCTGACCGCCACACCGGCCGAAGGCTGGGTGTTCGACGGCTGGAGCGGCGATGCCACCGGAACCGGCTCTGCGCCGCTGACGATGGATGCGCCAAAGAGCGCAATCGCCACGTTCTCGGTTCCAGCATCGATTGCCAACCTGTCCGTAGCGCAGGTTGAAGGCGCGCGTGAGGTGGAGGTGACCTACGATGTGGCCGGTACCCGCAGCCTGCTGGTTGACCTGGAGGTATTCCAAAACGGTTCGAACCTGAATGCCTCCGCGCTATCCGGCGCGGTCGGCATGGTAAGCGCCGGACCCAGCAATACAATCACCTGGAATGCCGGCACGGACTGGAATCTGAACGTGGACGAGCTGACGTTTAATCTGCTCTCCGAAGACGGCCTGCCGTTCTATGCGCCTTACACGCCAGGACCATGGGCTATCCCAAAAACTCAAATCACGCTGGACTATTATATGGGTATTGATGGTGAGGATGGCGATCTTCAGGCTGGTATGGTTTGGCCCTCGCCTCGTTTTGCAGATAACGGCGACGGCACGGTTACGGATAACATGACGGGTCTTCAGTGGGGCAAGACCGCCAGTTATACATCCTGGTATAACTCCATGAGCGCCTGTGAGAATCTTTCTTTGGCCGGACATGACGATTGGCGACTGCCCAATGTCCGCGAGATGCGCTCACTCCTTTCAAACTTCAGTCGCAGCTATCCCGTTGTGGAGCTCGGGGTGTTTTCTAATTTTTCAACCGGAAATAATTACTGGACCAGCACGCGGCTTGAATACAATACGGGATACGCGTATGCGGTCTATGGGAACTACGGCTATACACTCCCACTGAGCCTGGGGAGTTCGTATGGATACCTTCCGGTGCGCGGCTCTTCCACCGGAATGGTTGCCATTGCAAAAACCGGCCAGGCCAACAGTTGGGACGCTGCTCGGTCGACAGAAGACGGGGATCTTCAGACCGGGCAGGCGTGGCCCGAACCGCGCTTCACAGATCATGGCGACGGCACGGCCACCGATCATCTTACCGGGTTGATGTGGTGCAAAACCCAACTCGGCTCTACCTATTGGGCAGGGGCTCTTAATGCGTGTAATGGCCTGACGGCTGCTGGGCACACCGACTGGCGTCTTCCGAACATCAATGAGCTTGAAACGCTGGTGGATTACGGAGAGAAATACCCGAGCCCGACGCTTCCGGCGGACCATCCCTTCGTTAGCTTCCCGGGCGGCACGGCCGTTAGGGTATGGTCCAGTTCGACACCGTATAGCACCGGCTATGGATATATTGTTGATTTTTATAACGGCCATATTGATGCCTACTCGAAGGGCAACAGTTGCTATGTGATGGCCTGCCGCGGCGGGGTGGAAATTCAGGAAACGATTTCGGAGCCAACCACCTATGAACCGCTGCCGGTTACCGGGCAGACCAACAGCTTTGCGGTCGGCGACGACGGCGACCTGCAAAAAGGCGTGAAGGAATTCACAAACGAATATATTCCCCGCTTTGGCCATTCAGGCTCCGGCCGTTTCCATGACTCGCGGACCGGACTGGAATGGTACGTCTCCGACGGATACAACACCTCCTGGACTGCGGCCATAGTCGCCTGCGAATATTCAAGCTCGGCAGGTGCGACCGACTGGCGCCTTCCGAATGTGCGCGAAATGCTCAGCCTGCTCGACTACGGCCAATCCACCCCGATGCTGCCGGAAGGGCACCCGTTCGCGGATTGGACCAACGTCGTCTATTGGACCAGCACGGTTTCGCCGCACAGCACCGACTATGCGCTGACGGTGAACCTGAACGACGGAACCGTATTCTCCAGCCACCGGGGATTCGGCCAGAATTGCTTCTGTCTGGTCCGCTGGATGACGGAACCGGTCGATGTTGCCGCGGTCCCGAAAACCGGGCAGACCTTCTCGTTGAGGGACGGAGACGACGGCTTCTATCAGAAGGGCGTGGCCGTGGCCGGAGAGCGGTTCGCCGACAACGGGAATGGAACGGTGAATGACAACCAAACGGGACTGGTCTGGTTGAAGGATGCCGCCTCCCTGAACCGCATGAATTGGAGCAATGCGGTGGCCGCCTGCGAATCCATGCACTTCGGCAACTACAGCGACTGGCGGTTGCCCAATGCCCGCGAACTCGAAAGCCTGATCACTTATTCAACCAACGCGCCGGTCACTCCGGACATGTTTGACAACGTGAAATTCACCTCCGGGGCCGCGTATTGGTCCTCAACCACCGCTGCCGGCAATGCCGCCCTCGCCGTTGAATTCAAGTTCGATACCGGTCGGCAGGGCCCGCAGTATAAAGAAAACCCGCGGTATGTCTGGCCGGTTCGCGGCGGAAATTAA